A region of the Pseudomonas sp. J452 genome:
AACCCGTTGATGACTGTTGTTTGACCGGTCGGCATTGCGCCGACACTTGGTCAATTTCTGCGCAATCAAGGCCCAGGTCAAGCCACCGCGCCACCGCTCGTCACTGCACACAGGCTCGAAATAGAGCGCGCCGGGCAGACTCTGGCAGCCGCACTATAGTTCCCACTCCGTTCTTTATTGACCCGTGCAAGGAGTCAACATGAGCAAAATCCATCACGTCGCGGTACTGGTCGGCAGCCTGCGCAAGGCCTCGATCAATCGCAAGCTGGCCATGGCCCTGGCCGAACTGGCACCACCTTCGCTGCAACTGAGCATCGTCGAGATCGGCGACTTGCCGCTGTACAACGAGGATATCGACGTCAGCCCGGCGCCGTTGCCCTACAGCCGCTTCCGCCAGCAGGTGAACAGCGCCGATGCTCTGTTGTTCGTCACCCCGGAATACAACCGCTCGGTGCCGGCGCCGCTGAAGAACGCCATCGATGTCGGCTCGCGGCCCTATGGCCAGAGCGTGTTCGGCGGCAAGCCGGGGGCCGTGCTCAGCGCCTCGCCGGGCGCGGTCGGCGGCTTCGGTGCCAACCACCACCTGCGCCAGTCCCTGGTCTTCCTCGACGTGCCGGTGCTGCAGCAGCCGGAAGCCTACCTGGGCGGCGCCGGCAGCTTCTTCGACGAGCAAGGCAAGCTGAATGACGGCGTGCGCGGCTTCCTGCAGAAGTTCATCGATGCCTATGCGCTGTGGGTGGAACGCCAGGTGAAAGGCTAGAAGCCCTCTATAGGCCCTGAAGCAGGGCCAAAATGGCCTGCGGCCGCTGGTTGGCCTGGGCCAGCAGGGCCGTCGCGGCCTGCTGCAGGATCTGGTTCTTGACCAGGATCGAGACCTCCGCCGCATAGTCGGTATCGCGGATGCGACTGCGCGCCGCCGACAGGTTTTCCGCGATGTTTTCCAAATTGGCGATGGTGTATTCGAGGCGGTTCTGCACCGCCCCCAGATTGGCGCGGCTACTGTCGATGCCACTCAGCGCACCATCGATCACGCCGATAGCGATCTGCGCACCGATATCCGTCAGCAGATCCAGCTCGTCGACCGTCTCCAGGCTGCTGCTGTTCGCCGTCACGCTGCCATCAAGGGTCGCAGCAGCGGCCTGGCTGGAAAAGGCCACAGCACTGCTGAGGCGCACCACGCCAATGGCCCGCAGTGCCGAATCATCGTCTAGGGTCGCCAGCGCCACCGTCAGCTCCTCGAGCCCCTGGTAGTCGAAGTTCTGCGCTTGCGCGGTGCCCGTGGCATTCGACAGGAAGGATTCCATGGCAATGTCGTCACCGGCCTCGCTGGTCAGCCACAGCTTGTCGCCCTCGACTCGCGCACTGATGCCCGTGCTGGTCGACCGGGCGTTGATCGCCTCGGCCAGCAGGCCGAGATCACCGTCCTTGACCTCGGCCTGGATGCTCAGCGCCTCGCTGTTGCGGCCATACAGGTCGAAGGAGTAGATGTCGTCGGCGCTGAACGTCAGTTGCAGCACCGTGCGCGCATCGGCCGTGACGCCGGTGGTTTCGCTCTGCCGGTTGATCGCCCGGGCCACCTGAATGGCCGAGCCGGCAACAGCGAAGGTCGTCGTGCCGCGGCCGGCAATGGTCAGCTGGCTGCTGACAGCGTTGTCCGCCAG
Encoded here:
- a CDS encoding NADPH-dependent FMN reductase — encoded protein: MSKIHHVAVLVGSLRKASINRKLAMALAELAPPSLQLSIVEIGDLPLYNEDIDVSPAPLPYSRFRQQVNSADALLFVTPEYNRSVPAPLKNAIDVGSRPYGQSVFGGKPGAVLSASPGAVGGFGANHHLRQSLVFLDVPVLQQPEAYLGGAGSFFDEQGKLNDGVRGFLQKFIDAYALWVERQVKG
- a CDS encoding flagellin — encoded protein: MALTLSNASSLSIQRSLSETSRALDVSMQRLSTGYRINSAKDDAAGLQIANRLTSQISGLGVAVRNANDGISLAQTAEGALQQSTNILQRMRDLALQAASGANGLSERSALQEEVAQLQQELTRIAETTSFAGRKLLDGSFGSQLFQVGANAFETISIGLGNYRSDTLGSNVHDLVNGTLGAATTDQLGGLLEQAGTLADNAVSSQLTIAGRGTTTFAVAGSAIQVARAINRQSETTGVTADARTVLQLTFSADDIYSFDLYGRNSEALSIQAEVKDGDLGLLAEAINARSTSTGISARVEGDKLWLTSEAGDDIAMESFLSNATGTAQAQNFDYQGLEELTVALATLDDDSALRAIGVVRLSSAVAFSSQAAAATLDGSVTANSSSLETVDELDLLTDIGAQIAIGVIDGALSGIDSSRANLGAVQNRLEYTIANLENIAENLSAARSRIRDTDYAAEVSILVKNQILQQAATALLAQANQRPQAILALLQGL